Proteins encoded in a region of the Pelmatolapia mariae isolate MD_Pm_ZW linkage group LG6, Pm_UMD_F_2, whole genome shotgun sequence genome:
- the ccr7 gene encoding C-C chemokine receptor type 7, which produces MTPLRALQNFLPTVLVWLMTSKPCLSDDGNYTTTTFTDYSFSSMDYSDFPELCMKDSNRQFRLVFMPILFSITCFLGLGGNMLVILTYFYFKRLKTMTDVYLLNLSFADLLFALSLPFWAANSMAEWVLGLGLCKAIYTIYKVSFYSSMLFLSFISVDRYFAISKAISAHRHRSQAVIISKLSSALVWVLALIFSVPEMAYTTINNKTCTPFSSNSDPLRITVQATQIALGFVLPFLFMTFCYSSILRTLYYARSFERNKAIKVILAVVAVFLVFQTPYNVVLFWNTVVAARGVQIECKYENDLLYATDTTQSLAFLRCCLNPFVYAFVGTKFRYDLLKLLKEFGCMSQERFFRYTCGRRRSSVPTETETTTTFSP; this is translated from the exons ATGACTCCTCTCAGAG ctctcCAGAACTTTCTGCCGACTGTGCTGGTATGGTTAATGACCTCTAAG CCTTGCTTGTCCGACGATGGAAATTACACAACCACTACATTCACAGATTACAGCTTTTCCAGCATGGATTATAGTGACTTTCCTGAACTCTGTATGAAGGACTCCAATCGCCAGTTCCGCCTCGTGTTTATGCCCATCcttttctccatcacctgcttCCTGGGGCTGGGAGGAAACATGCTCGTCATCCTCACTTATTTCTACTTCAAGCGACTCAAGACCATGACCGATGTGTACCTGCTCAACTTGTCCTTCGCAGACCTGCTCTTCGCCCTGTCCCTCCCCTTTTGGGCAGCCAACTCCATGGCAGAATGGGTGCTGGGTCTAGGGCTGTGCAAAGCCATATACACCATTTATAAGGTCAGCTTCTACAGCAGCATGTTGTTTCTGTCCTTCATCAGTGTGGACCGCTACTTTGCCATCTCCAAAGCAATCTCTGCTCACCGCCACCGCTCCCAGGCTGTGATTATCAGCAAGTTGTCATCAGCTTTGGTCTGGGTGTTGGCCCTGATCTTCTCTGTGCCAGAAATGGCATACACCACCATCAATAACAAAACCTGCACCCCTTTCTCCAGCAACTCTGACCCGCTTCGCATCACCGTCCAGGCAACTCAGATTGCTTTGGGTTTTGTCCTTCCTTTCTTGTTTATGACCTTCTGCTACAGCAGCATCCTCAGGACCCTTTACTATGCTCGTAGCTTTGAACGGAATAAGGCCATCAAGGTGATTCTCGCTGTGGTCGCTGTCTTCTTGGTCTTCCAGACGCCTTATAATGTGGTCCTGTTTTGGAACACAGTTGTTGCAGCACGCGGAGTACAGATCGAGTGCAAATACGAAAACGACCTCCTCTATGCCACTGACACGACCCAGAGTTTGGCCTTCCTGAGGTGCTGCCTGAACCCCTTTGTTTACGCCTTTGTCGGTACAAAGTTTCGTTATGACCTCCTGAAACTACTGAAAGAGTTTGGCTGCATGAGCCAGGAGAGGTTCTTTAGGTATACCtgcgggaggaggaggagctcagTGCCTACTGAAACTGAGACCACCACCACATTTTCTCCTTAA